Below is a genomic region from Brassica oleracea var. oleracea cultivar TO1000 chromosome C9, BOL, whole genome shotgun sequence.
NNNNNNNNNNNNNNNNNNNNNNNNNNNNNNNNNNNNNNNNNNNNNNNNNNNNNNNNNNNNNNNNNNNNNNNNNNNNNNNNNNNNNNNNNNNNNNNNNNNNNNNNNNNNNNNNNNNNNNNNNNNNNNNNNNNNNNNNNNNNNNNNNNNNNNNNNNNNNNNNNNNNNNNNNNNNNNNNNNNNNNNNNNNNNNNNNNNNNNNNNNNNNNNNNNNNNNNNNNNNNNNNNNNNNNNNNNNNNNNNNNNNNNNNNNNNNNNNNNNNNNNNNNNNNNNNNNNNNNNNNNNNNNNNNNNNNNNNNNNNNNNNNNNNNNNNNNNNNNNNNNNNNNNNNNNNNNNNNNNNNNNNNNNNNNNNNNNNNNNNNNNNNNNNNNNNNNNNNNNNNNNNNNNNNNNNNNNNNNNNNNNNNNNNNNNNNNNNNNNNNNNNNNNNNNNNNNNNNNNNNNNNNNNNNNNNNNNNNNNNNNNNNNNNNNNNNNNNNNNNNNNNNNNNNNNNNNNNNNNNNNNNNNNNNNNNNNNNNNNNNNNNNNNNNNNNNNNNNNNNNNNNNNNNNNNNNNNNNNNNNNNNNNNNNNNNNNNNNNNNNNNNNNNNNNNNNNNNNNNNNNNNNNNNNNNNNNNNNNNNNNNNNNNNNNNNNNNNNNNNNNNNNNNNNNNNNNNNNNNNNNNNNNNNNNNNNNNNNNNNNNNNNNNNNNNNNNNNNNNNNNNNNNNNNNNNNNNNNNNNNNNNNNNNNNNNNNNNNNNNNNNNNNNNNNNNNNNNNNNNNNNNNNNNNNNNNNNNNNNNNNNNNNNNNNNNNNNNNNNNNNNNNNNNNNNNNNNNNNNNNNNNNNNNNNNNNNNNNNNNNNNNNNNNNNNNNNNNNNNNNNNNNNNNNNNNNNNNNNNNNNNNNNNNNNNNNNNNNNNNNNNNNNNNNNNNNNNNNNNNNNNNNNNNNNNNNNNNNNNNNNNNNNNNNNNNNNNNNNNNNNNNNNNNNNNNNNNNNNNNNNNNNNNNNNNNNNNNNNNNNNNNNNNNNNNNNNNNNNNNNNNNNNNNNNNNNNNNNNNNNNNNNNNNNNNNNNNNNNNNNNNNNNNNNNNNNNNNNNNNNNNNNNNNNNNNNNNNNNNNNNNNNNNNNNNNNNNNNNNNNNNNNNNNNNNNNNNNNNNNNNNNNNNNNNNNNNNNNNNNNNNNNNNNNNNNNNNNNNNNNNNNNNNNNNNNNNNNNNNNNNNNNNNNNNNNNNNNNNNNNNNNNNNNNNNNNNNNNNNNNNNNNNNNNNNNNNNNNNNNNNNNNNNNNNNNNNNNNNNNNNNNNNNNNNNNNNNNNNNNNNNNNNNNNNNNNNNNNNNNNNNNNNNNNNNNNNNNNNNNNNNNNNNNNNNNNNNNNNNNNNNNNNNNNNNNNNNNNNNNNNNNNNNNNNNNNNNNNNNNNNNNNNNNNNNNNNNNNNNNNNNNNNNNNNNNNNNNNNNNNNNNNNNNNNNNNNNNNNNNNNNNNNNNNNNNNNNNNNNNNNNNNNNNNNNNNNNNNNNNNNNNNNNNNNNNNNNNNNNNNNNNNNNNNNNNNNNNNNNNNNNNNNNNNNNNNNNNNNNNNNNNNNNNNNNNNNNNNNNNNNNNNNNNNNNNNNNNNNNNNNNNNNNNNNNNNNNNNNNNNNNNNNNNNNNNNNNNNNNNNNNNNNNNNNNNNNNNNNNNNNNNNNNNNNNNNNNNNNNNNNNNNNNNNNNNNNNNNNNNNNNNNNNNNNNNNNNNNNNNNNNNNNNNNNNNNNNNNNNNNNNNNNNNNNNNNNNNNNNNNNNNNNNNNNNNNNNNNNNNNNNNNNNNNNNNNNNNNNNNNNNNNNNNNNNNNNNNNNNNNNNNNNNNNNNNNNNNNNNNNNNNNNNNNNNNNNNNNNNNNNNNNNNNNNNNNNNNNNNNNNNNNNNNNNNNNNNNNNNNNNNNNNNNNNNNNNNNNNNNNNNNNNNNNNNNNNNNNNNNNNNNNNNNNNNNNNNNNNNNNNNNNNNNNNNNNNNNNNNNNNNNNNNNNNNNNNNNNNNNNNNNNNNNNNNNNNNNNNNNNNNNNNNNNNNNNNNNNNNNNNNNNNNNNNNNNNNNNNNNNNNNNNNNNNNNNNNNNNNNNNNNNNNNNNNNNNNNNNNNNNNNNNNNNNNNNNNNNNNNNNNNNNNNNNNNNNNNNNNNNNNNNNNNNNNNNNNNNNNNNNNNNNNNNNNNNNNNNNNNNNNNNNNNNNNNNNNNNNNNNNNNNNNNNNNNNNNNNNNNNNNNNNNNNNNNNNNNNNNNNNNNNNNNNNNNNNNNNNNNNNNNNNNNNNNNNNNNNNNNNNNNNNNNNNNNNNNNNNNNNNNNNNNNNNNNNNNNNNNNNNNNNNNNNNNNNNNNNNNNNNNNNNNNNNNNNNNNNNNNNNNNNNNNNNNNNNNNNNNNNNNNNNNNNNNNNNNNNNNNNNNNNNNNNNNNNNNNNNNNNNNNNNNNNNNNNNNNNNNNNNNNNNNNNNNNNNNNNNNNNNNNNNNNNNNNNNNNNNNNNNNNNNNNNNNNNNNNNNNNNNNNNNNNNNNNNNNNNNNNNNNNNNNNNNNNNNNNNNNNNNNNNNNNNNNNNNNNNNNNNNNNNNNNNNNNNNNNNNNNNNNNNNNNNNNNNNNNNNNNNNNNNNNNNNNNNNNNNNNNNNNNNNNNNNNNNNNNNNNNNNNNNNNNNNNNNNNNNNNNNNNNNNNNNNNNNNNNNNNNNNNNNNNNNNNNNNNNNNNNNNNNNNNNNNNNNNNNNNNNNNNNNNNNNNNNNNNNNNNNNNNNNNNNNNNNNNNNNNNNNNNNNNNNNNNNNNNNNNNNNNNNNNNNNNNNNNNNNNNNNNNNNNNNNNNNNNNNNNNNNNNNNNNNNNNNNNNNNNNNNNNNNNNNNNNNNNNNNNNNNNNNNNNNNNNNNNNNNNNNNNNNNNNNNNNNNNNNNNNNNNNNNNNNNNNNNNNNNNNNNNNNNNNNNNNNNNNNNNNNNNNNNNNNNNNNNNNNNNNNNNNNNNNNNNNNNNNNNNNNNNNNNNNCTAGAAAGGTTTTTAACGAGGCAACATAGACGTTAAGCAAGAAGCGATAGTGACACTGGTCTCCAAGGGGGAGTGTTATGAATATGTCAAAAGTTTCGGCTCCAAATTTGACATGTTACGAAAAATATAAATCATGTGGAGCCCACGTCACTATGCATGTACAGTAACTTCAACTTTTCACTTCTATATAAATCGATTATTTCGATCGATTGTAATACACCATTCCTTCTCTTCTAATAACACATCTTCTTTTGTTATCAGTGTTATCTTCTCATACGGATATAAATTTTTGCCTTTATTTAAATTTCTCAATACTATAAAATCATAAGTTATTTTATAATAGATGTAACAACCATTTAAATTGCCTAATAATCGTTTATTTAAATTTCTCAATACTATAAAATCATAAGTTATTTTATAACAATTCTCTCTATTTCAAAATAATATCTTTTTTGAATAATAAACTGATCCGAAACAGAAATAAAGATTCGATTACAAGCTTCAATTCAAACAAAATTACTATTACCGCCTCGATTACAAGCTTCGATTCAAAATAGTATTCTGTAATGTATTTATAGGCACAAATCTATCAAACTTTTTATATTAACTGCTACTATTAGAGTTCTTTCATACAAGTTGGTAAATTTTGGAATAAAGTTATAATTATACAGTACAAATAAAACATAACTATACCGAGGGAATATAAACTACACAAGGTGTTCATTCATTGCGTTAATAATCACACTCAGATAATTAAATTGCTAACAACAAGACTTTGTCCACATTTCATTGATTCTTTTCTTTTCTCGGTCGATACATTGATTTAAACATTAAAACCTGATTAAAACCATCTCCAACCCAATTTTATTTTTATTTCTATATTTTTTACTAAAATAGAAAAACTTAATTATAGAATTGAATTTACTCCGATGTATAACTTTATAATAAAGTTCTTTTACTTATAGGAGAAAATATAGAAAAATGCTATTTTATCTCTAAATATAAAAACAAAAAAAAAAAAATTTCTATATTTTTTTTTTAAAATGGAGTAACTATATTATAAAAATAAACGATTTCACTTTTATATTTTTTAAAAAAATTATAAAGGTGTGATGCTCTAAATATTTTAACTTATTTTCGCACCTCGAGTTTTGCAGAAAATTAAAGCTTCACTCTCTCTCTCTCTCTCTCTTTGCTGCTTTACCTTTTGTACCTAAACATCACACACAAACATACACTGTTGTTACTCGTTTTCATCTCATCTCCTCTTCTTCCCAGAAGCTGCTGCCACTGATGTGAGTTTTCAACCTCTCTCTCTCTCTCTTCTCTCCCATTTATAAAGATTTGTGCTTTACTTAGTTACACCATTTACACCTCTGTTTCTGGTAGATTCCCCGATCTGGGAGCTTTTCTCTGAAACTTGTACTTCATTTGTTGCTTTTGCAGAGAAAGAGAGAGAGAGAGAGAGAGAGAGAGAGAGTGAGATAAAGAAACCATGGCGGGAGGTGGAGCTCCAGCACCGAAAGCAGACGAACCTCAACCGCATCCTCCGAAAGATCAGCTCCCCAACATCTCTTATTGCATCACAAGCCCTCCTCCTTGGCGTGAGTTCCTAAAGCTCTTTCCTTTTTCTCATTTCTTCTACCTTCCAAGCTCGAAAGTTCTTTCCTTTTTTGTTATTTTGGCTTTCATCTGTCGGTGTATAGTGTAGTTCTCAGACCAAGCTTCCTTAGTTTTGCCTTAATCAAGAAGATTGTTGTCCTGATTTGTTTCATCTGTTGGCAAGTTTCAAAGCTCTTTCCTTTTTCTTTCATTTTGGCTTCATCACGAGATTTGTTGTCTGATTTGAGATTTGTGTTTTTTTCTTCTTTGTCTAAAATGAACATAAAGCTTTGTTTGATGTTTACTGTATTTACCTCCACTTTTACCATTGTCACTCCTCTTTCATGATTGTGTGTTTCAGCTGAAGCTATTCTACTTGGGTTTCAACATTACCTTGTCATGCTTGGCACAACAGTCCTCATTCCTACTGCTCTTGTTCCCCAGATGGGTGGTGGATATGTAAGCCTTCCTTCTTCAATGAGCTTATACTGAATGGTGTGTAGTGACTTGCTTTTGATTCTCAGGAAGAGAAGGCAAAGGTGGTCCAGACCATTCTCTTTGTTGCCGGCATCAACACATTGCTCCAAACAACTTTTGGGACCAGATTGCCTGCTGTTATCGGAGCGTCTTACACCTTTGTGCCAACCACAATATCAATCATCCTCTCAGGAAGATTCAGTGATACCTCCAACCCTATAGATGTAATGATGATGACTTCCTGTTTTATCATATGACTCGTTCTTGGTGCTATTGTTTAACAACAAAACAATCATGTTGTTTTTTGCAGCGGTTTGAGAGGATTATGAGAGCAACTCAAGGCGCCTTGATTGTTGCTTCAACCCTGCAGATGATTCTTGGTTTCAGTGGCCTCTGGCTTAATGTTGTTAGGTTAGTTTGGAAGGAGGAGATAGTCTTAAAAACATTTGTAAATGATATGTAAGACTTCCCTTTGTATTTCATTTTTACAGGTTCTTAAGTCCTATCTCAGCTGTTCCACTGGTGAGTCTCGTTGGGTTTGGTCTATACGAGTTTGGTTTCCCAGGGGTAAAGTCTCTACTCTCTAGATGCCACTGAAACACTAATCACTTCTTGTGTGTAGTTGTTAACTTCCCTTTTACATTTCAGGTTGCTAAGTGCATAGAGATTGGGTTGCCTGAGCTTCTCATTCTAGTATTTGTTTCACAGGTAATAGCCTTAACTTGCTAACACAATAGATCTCTTTTAACTCCCAAAAGCAACGTTCCTGGTTTAATGTTCTGGTGTTTCTCTGTTGCAGTACTTGCCTCATGTGCTAAAATCAGGGAAGAATGTGTTTGACCGGTTTGCTGTAATATTCGCTGTGGTGATTGTGTGGATCTATGCTCACCTTCTTACAGTGGGTGGAGCATACAATGGTGCTGCACCAACTACGCAAACAAGTTGCAGAACTGATCGTGCTGGCATCATAGGTGCTGCCCCATGGTAAGTGGTTACAACTCAGCTGATTAAGTAGTGATCTTCATTGGATTTGTTGTTAAATTAGTTTTTTTTCAGGATAAGAGTTCCATGGCCATTCCAGTGGGGTGCACCTTCATTTGATGCTGGAGAAGCTTTTGCAATGATGATGGCTTCTTTTGTTGCTCTAGTTGAGGTATATGTCACATTTTAATCTTTCGAAATAAATTGATTTATGCTCTGTGATTTTGGTTAATTCAGTTTTTTTTTTCTTTTGTGTGTGGATGATCATTGAAGTCAACGGGTGGGTTTATCGCTGTCTCAAGATATGCAAGTGCAACAATGATGCCACCTTCTATTCTCAGCCGTGGTATTGGCTGGCAGGTAACTTGTCCGCACTTTCAGATTATAATGTTGCAAAATAAACATTCTCACTTGTTTCTGAACTGATCATGTTTTGTGGATCAGGGAGTGGCTATTCTGATTTCAGGGTTGTTTGGTACTGGTGCTGGATCCTCTGTCTCCATGTAAACATCTCTTAGATGATACATGTCCACATTTGATTAATTACTCTGGATACTTCGGTTTTAAGTTATTTTTTTTTATTCTGTTTGTGAAGAGAAAATGCTGGACTATTAGCACTGACAAGAGTTGGTAGTAGAAGGGTTGTTCAGATAGCTGCTGGCTTCATGATCTTCTTCTCTATTCTCGGTTAAGTTTTAAGTTCAATTATATTTTCAAAATGCTTTTGTTTGAAGTTTTTATCTTTACTGATGATCTATTATCATATGTTAATGCAGGAAAATTTGGAGCTGTGTTTGCGTCAATCCCAGCACCTATAATAGCTGCATTGTACTGTCTCTTCTTTGCCTACGTAGGAGCTGGAGGTTTGAGTTTTCTTCAGTTCTGCAACTTAAACAGCTTCAGGACTAAGTTCATCTTAGGCTTCTCCGTCTTCCTCGGCTTGTCGATCCCTCAGTACTTCAATGAGTACACCGCAATCAAAGGCTATGGTCCTGTCCACACAGGCGCTCGTTGGGTATGTAGTAGTAAACCAACTCTCTTTTTCTATCCAGACTATGAGCTAATGAAACTCTTTACTTGACAGTTCAACGATATGGTGAATGTCCCCTTCTCTTCAGAGCCTTTTGTTGCTGGCGTGGTGGCATTCTTCTTGGACAACACATTGCACAAGAAAGATTCTTCCATAAGGAAAGACAGAGGAAAGCATTGGTGGGATAAGTTTAGATCTTTCAAAGGTGACACAAGAAGTGAGGAGTTCTATTCTCTTCCTTTCAATCTCAACAAGTACTTCCCTTCTGGCTGAAAACGGAGGAGAGAGAGAGAGAGAGATGAGCAAAAGAGTTTACTCAAGAGTTTCACCATTGTTGCCCCTTGAGTTCTTTTGTTCTGTTCCTTTCACAAAACTTTGGGAAACTTTTTAAAAGATATCTCACATTCTATAGTCTTATTTACAAAGAATGATTATGAACCTTGAGTGCATTGTTGTTTATTCTCTCTAATGCTTTTGACTTTGTAAATCTAAGGGTACACAACTTTGTGATTTTTGATTAGTTTCTAAGTCTTTAGTTTGATTTTGCCTTGGTAGGTGCACAAAAAAAAAGATTTTGCCTTGGTCTCTTTCATAATCAAAAGATTAACTAGGTAACTGGTTGAATGAATGTATTTACGTGCTACTAGCTTTCTTCCTGCAACATGTGTAGTAAAAAAAATATAAAATATTTTTTAACAGATAAATATAAATTATATTTTAAAACAAAATTTTATTAATATTGTAAATTTTTTATTCGTATCAATATTTTAATATAAATTTTATTTAATTAAACATAAAAATTATATTTAAAAATATGCACGTATATATTTGAAATTATAATCTTAGATAGATCTATCTATTTATTTTTATTAAATATATTAAATAAATTTGTAAAAATTGCATAATTACCAAAAATTAAAATTAAACAATATTTATAAAATTTGTAGATATATAAGAAAATAATGATTTTACGATTAAATTTTTATAATTTTATAAAAAATTGTATACATTTTTAAAAATTTTAGTAATAAAATTGTATAATTTAAAAATATATAATTAAATTATATTTCGAAATTTATAATGTCATATTTGGATATATTTATTTTAATGATAATTTATGAGTTATTCCCATATTCTAAAATAAATTCCAAAAATATAAATTGACATTAAATGTAATATATGAGTTATTACCTTATTTTAAAAAATTTACCAAAAATATAAATTAACATTAAATGCAATTGTCCGTGTCATATTAAACTATAAGACATGTCATTAATTTCAGTAGTCATGTAATATTTGTTTTGTGAAATTGATTGTAGAAATGACATGTGGCAAAATCACTTCGCAAATATAGTCTAGGGGATATATAAGAAAAATAATATTGAATATTTACACATTATATGGATAAAATTCATAGTTGATTTTTTTTTTCTGTTGTGAGTTGGTCATCAAATATATTAGAGTGGCTCTTCACTCTTGTGTTGAGGTTTTTGTTCTATGTTCAGTAAAATATAGACATTAAAGGCCACTTTCGTTTGTTATCTTAATTATGGACAAGCAAAAGTTAAGATCGTTTTGTTTTTGTATAAGGCAGATCGATTCATTACGTAATTAACTAAGTATTCACAATAATTAACGCTTAATAAAACACTGGCTTTCAGAGACCGAGTTAAAGTGTACACAGTAAGCATGTGAATAAGGTTGATTGAACGAGGGAATATTATTACTTCATTTTTAGTTGTCATTTCCTTATTTATATTTTTAATTAAAAAACACGCATCATTGCTTATAAAATACTAAGATTCATAAAGTTGCTTGACGTATACAAATTTATTTATTTAATAATAAATCTTCGATCTTAAGTTGTAAAAGTTGCATAAAGAAATTGAAAAATCAGAGATTTATTAATTATCTAAAATTATGGATTTATTTTATTTCTGTTAAACCTAGCAATGACACACACTTTGACTTAGCATATCCAAATTAAGCTGTTTTTCTACGATTATGAAGAGAACTTGAGCTAAATGTTAGCATAAATAATAATAAAAAATGGTTAATAGATTCATATTTTCAAAGGCTTGATGTCACCGAGGATCTTACCTTTCCGAGTGAAAGATTCCAGCAATGCAAGCACTTGCATATGTACGGACAATCCAAAACATTGAAACATAAACAATTAAGCAATGGCTTCACTATTATCATATATATATATATATATATAAACCCTCCCCTCACCTACGCTTACTCTCACTCCTTTCTCTCTTGACTTTCCTCCGCCGTGAAATGGGGAACTGTCAGGCGGTGGAGACGGCCACGACGGTGGCACAACGACCAGACGGCAAGTTGGAGAGGGTTTACAGCACAGTAACCGCTAGCGAGGTGATTAAGTCTCATCCTGGCCACCACGTCGCTCTTCTCATCTCCTCTGGCGTACCTCACGGTGGCTCTCTCCGCTTTACTAGAATCAAACTACTACCACCTTCTGATAGTCTCTTGCTCGGTCATGTCGATAGGCTCATCTCTTCCGAAGGCATACTATTCTCACTCACTCTCCTGAAAAATCACACGTAACATGTTACATGGATGAACTTTAAGTTAAGGAAGACACTCTAGGTTTTAGGGGTTTCTTCAGCGTCGCGTTTGATTATGATCATCATAAATTGAGTCAGTGTATAAATTTTAAAATCAAGAAACGTTCCTTAATTTATAGGGTTCTCTTTAATTTAATTGTTTATGTTTCACTTTTGACAATACGTGTGTGTTTTTATTTAAAATTTAAATAAAGAGTTGATGAAAGGATTAAGAACCTAGAGATCTGAAAAGATGAAGAAGATCCATGGAGAATTTTTTGTTGCTCAAGAGGAGATTAATCCACTAACCCTAAGATCAGAATCTGCTTTTGATAAAGATATTCAGGTATATATACATACATACTACAATATCTTTGTATTTCATTTTTACTTCTCTGATTGAAGCAATCAGTATTGTGTATGTTAAATTGAATAACAGCGTATGAATTGTAAGATTTTTGAAGTTGATTTATGAAAGGATATTGATCATATTAATGTTTGATTAACAGAGAAGTGTACACGAAAAGCAAAGAGAGATGATGAACACAATAGCTACTAATAATCTCAGAGCTTGGCAGCCTTCTCTTCAAAGCATATCAGAATCCACAAGCTAAAGATGCGCTTCATTTTTTTTACTTTTTTTACTTTGCCTTTTTGATCAGTTGATTTATCTTTGTATTGTTGTTTTCTCCCTATCAAATTGTAAAGGAAGAAAAGAGAACTCATTTGATTGTGGCAGAAGAAGGAAGCTCCCTTGTGTATCCTTTCTAATGTAATAGTAACCAAAGAATATCATTAAAAGCAATCAAATTTGTAAACTAGAAATATATAAACTGCATCAAGTTGACCCTCAATTTACTAAATATATATTTATTTTTATTTTTTCGAACAAATAATTTGAAGGTTTTACACTATAAATTAAATAAAACAAAAGAAAATATTTTTATTTTAATATTTTAATATTTACATAATTATATTTTTAATATTTAGTTACTAGTCAGCATATGAAAAAAAGAACAATTTTTTTTTACCCCCAAAAATATATTTTTTACTCTAAGTGGATGTCACAGTTTCGTTGATCAGATGAACTTTGATTAGATGTAAAGTTTTTATTCTTGTTTTGAGATTATTAACTTATAAAAAGTTCAAATACTAGCTAGCGATACATACACGCGTCCAATAAACAAGGGACCCGCATGACATTCCACGTGGTTTAAATAACAGAGCCGGTTTAAAGTTAAACCAAAAAGAACCGCCTATTCTTTTCTCTGCTTTTAAAAACAGAGGAA
It encodes:
- the LOC106319028 gene encoding nucleobase-ascorbate transporter 6-like is translated as MAGGGAPAPKADEPQPHPPKDQLPNISYCITSPPPWPEAILLGFQHYLVMLGTTVLIPTALVPQMGGGYEEKAKVVQTILFVAGINTLLQTTFGTRLPAVIGASYTFVPTTISIILSGRFSDTSNPIDRFERIMRATQGALIVASTLQMILGFSGLWLNVVRFLSPISAVPLVSLVGFGLYEFGFPGVAKCIEIGLPELLILVFVSQYLPHVLKSGKNVFDRFAVIFAVVIVWIYAHLLTVGGAYNGAAPTTQTSCRTDRAGIIGAAPWIRVPWPFQWGAPSFDAGEAFAMMMASFVALVESTGGFIAVSRYASATMMPPSILSRGIGWQGVAILISGLFGTGAGSSVSIENAGLLALTRVGSRRVVQIAAGFMIFFSILGKFGAVFASIPAPIIAALYCLFFAYVGAGGLSFLQFCNLNSFRTKFILGFSVFLGLSIPQYFNEYTAIKGYGPVHTGARWFNDMVNVPFSSEPFVAGVVAFFLDNTLHKKDSSIRKDRGKHWWDKFRSFKGDTRSEEFYSLPFNLNKYFPSG